The proteins below are encoded in one region of Winogradskyella helgolandensis:
- a CDS encoding MBOAT family O-acyltransferase — protein MLFNSIDFAIFLPIIFIIYWFIANKNLKLQNLIIVIASYIFYAWWDWRFLSLILFSSLVDYLIGLSLSKQDNDTKRKQLLWISIFVNLGFLGFFKYFNFFIDNFTSAFSLFGTEISSNSLNIILPVGISFYTFQTLSYSIDVYKRKLEPTKDIIAFFAFVSFFPQLVAGPIERATNLLPQFYKKRHFDYAKAIDGMRQILWGLFKKIVIADNCAEYANQIFNNSSDYSGSTLVLGAIFFTFQIYGDFSGYSDIAIGTSRLFGFNLKQNFATPYFSRDIAEFWRRWHISLSTWFRDYVYIPLGGSRGSLLNKIRNVFIIFLVSGFWHGANWTFIVWGALNALYFLPILLTKKNRNYLDIVAKDKRLPSLKDFWLMSFTFGLTVFAWIFFRAESLQHAIDYITGIFSGSLFNIPQSLTSDTLLTLLLICFFIVIEWLGREGQHTLSQLCRIEKRYYRWCFYLIICLLIFMHQGKQQEFIYFQF, from the coding sequence ATGCTTTTTAACTCCATTGATTTCGCTATATTTTTACCAATCATTTTTATTATTTATTGGTTTATCGCGAATAAAAACCTAAAGCTCCAAAATTTAATAATTGTAATCGCCAGTTATATATTTTATGCGTGGTGGGATTGGCGCTTTTTATCTTTAATCCTATTTAGTAGCCTTGTTGATTATTTGATTGGACTTAGCCTATCTAAACAAGACAACGACACAAAAAGAAAACAGTTGCTATGGATTAGCATTTTCGTTAATCTTGGTTTTCTTGGGTTCTTTAAATACTTTAATTTTTTTATTGACAATTTTACGAGTGCCTTTTCATTATTTGGTACTGAAATCAGTTCAAATTCCTTAAATATAATTCTACCCGTTGGAATTAGTTTTTATACGTTTCAAACCTTAAGCTATTCTATAGATGTTTATAAAAGAAAACTAGAACCCACTAAAGACATTATTGCATTCTTTGCTTTTGTGAGCTTTTTTCCTCAACTAGTAGCAGGACCAATTGAACGTGCCACAAATCTATTACCTCAATTTTATAAAAAACGTCATTTCGATTACGCTAAAGCTATTGATGGCATGCGACAAATACTTTGGGGATTATTCAAAAAAATAGTTATTGCAGATAATTGTGCTGAATATGCCAATCAAATTTTCAACAATTCTTCAGACTATTCAGGAAGCACTTTAGTATTAGGTGCTATCTTTTTTACATTTCAAATTTATGGTGATTTTTCTGGGTATTCAGACATTGCCATTGGAACGTCGCGTCTCTTTGGTTTTAATTTAAAACAAAATTTTGCAACTCCATATTTTTCCAGAGATATAGCTGAATTTTGGAGACGTTGGCACATATCGCTTTCCACATGGTTTAGGGATTATGTCTATATACCTTTAGGTGGAAGTCGAGGTAGTCTATTAAATAAAATTCGGAATGTATTCATCATATTTCTAGTCAGTGGATTTTGGCATGGTGCAAATTGGACCTTTATCGTTTGGGGAGCGTTAAACGCATTATACTTTTTGCCCATTCTTCTCACAAAAAAGAACAGAAATTATTTAGATATTGTTGCAAAAGACAAACGCTTACCAAGTCTTAAAGATTTTTGGTTAATGTCATTTACTTTTGGGTTAACCGTTTTTGCCTGGATATTTTTTAGGGCAGAATCGCTTCAACATGCCATAGATTATATTACAGGTATATTCTCAGGGTCTTTATTCAATATACCCCAATCACTAACAAGTGATACGTTATTAACGCTACTTCTCATCTGTTTCTTTATCGTTATAGAATGGTTGGGACGGGAAGGACAACACACCTTATCTCAACTTTGTAGAATTGAAAAACGCTATTACAGATGGTGTTTTTACCTTATCATATGCCTACTGATTTTTATGCATCAAGGAAAACAACAAGAATTTATATATTTTCAATTTTAG
- the secA gene encoding preprotein translocase subunit SecA, whose product MTFLDKVLKVFVGDKSKQDVGAIKPIVEKIKTFEKALEALSHDELRAKTAEFKAKIAEARQPLQTKKDDLLAKAQLTEDIDEREDMYLEVDKIDDEIYEVTEGVLNDILPEAFAVVKETAKRFVHNTQIPVTANAFDREISGDNDYVTLEGDQAVWSNSWDAAGKPITWDMIHYDVQLIGGIAMHQGKIAEMQTGEGKTLVATLPVYLNALAGKGVHLVTVNDYLAKRDSAWMAPIFQFHGMSIDCIDYHQPNSDARRKAYNADITYGTNNEFGFDYLRDNMAHSPDDLVQRPHHYAIVDEVDSVLVDDARTPLIISGPVPRGDEHEFDALKPKVNAIEEVQRKYLIGVLAEAKKLIAAGDTKEGGFQLLRAYRGIPKNKALIKFLSEEGVKQLLQKTENYYMQDNNREMPKVDEELYYVIDEKNNQVELSDKGVEFLSGEDDPNFFVMPEIGLEIAKIESQGLSSEEEANLKEELFRDFGIKSERIHTLNQLLKAYALFEKDNQYVVMDNKVMIVDEQTGRIMDGRRYSDGLHQAIEAKENVKIEAATQTFATVTLQNYFRMYRKLSGMTGTAVTEAGELWEIYKLDVVEIPTNRPIARDDRDDLVYKTKREKYNAVIDEVTTLAQAGRPVLIGTTNVEISELLGKMLSIRKIDHNVLNAKQHKKEADIVAQAGNAGQVTIATNMAGRGTDIKLSEDVKKAGGLAIVGTERHDSRRVDRQLRGRAGRQGDPGSSQFYVSLEDNLMRLFGSERIAKMMDRMGLKEGEVIQHGMISKSIERAQKKVEENNFGVRKRLLEYDDVMNAQREVIYKRRRNALHGERLRVDLANMIFDTSEGIAETNKNANDFKNFEFELIRYFSMASPISESEFGKMNATDIAGTIYKAAFKHYREKMQRAADLAFPVIENVYDTQRDKFKRIVVPFTDGVKNLQVVTDLQKAYETKGKQLINDFEKNITLAIVDDAWKVHLRKMDELKQSVQLAVHEQKDPLLIYKFESFELFKAMIDQVNKDVISFLFKGEIPQETADTIQEARARKQEKLETQKDEIQNLDERSSQSRQVGEGASRQQQVVETIVREHAKIGRNDKVTIKHVMSGEAKEVKYKQAIPLIEKGEWVLVE is encoded by the coding sequence ATGACCTTTTTAGATAAAGTACTTAAAGTTTTTGTTGGAGATAAATCCAAACAAGACGTTGGTGCCATTAAACCTATTGTTGAAAAAATAAAAACGTTTGAAAAAGCTTTAGAAGCTTTATCGCATGACGAGCTTAGAGCAAAAACAGCTGAATTTAAAGCAAAAATTGCCGAAGCAAGACAACCTCTTCAAACAAAAAAAGATGATCTTTTAGCAAAAGCACAACTTACAGAAGACATCGACGAACGTGAAGACATGTATCTAGAGGTCGATAAAATTGATGACGAGATTTACGAAGTCACTGAAGGTGTTTTAAACGACATTCTTCCCGAAGCGTTCGCCGTGGTAAAAGAAACTGCAAAACGTTTTGTACATAATACGCAAATTCCGGTGACAGCAAATGCGTTTGACCGTGAAATTTCTGGTGATAATGATTATGTAACCTTAGAAGGTGACCAAGCCGTTTGGTCAAACTCTTGGGATGCTGCAGGTAAACCAATTACTTGGGATATGATTCACTACGATGTTCAATTGATTGGTGGTATTGCGATGCACCAAGGTAAAATTGCAGAGATGCAAACTGGTGAAGGTAAAACATTGGTAGCGACGCTTCCGGTATATTTAAATGCCTTAGCTGGTAAAGGAGTGCACTTAGTAACAGTGAACGATTACTTAGCAAAACGAGATAGCGCTTGGATGGCACCAATCTTTCAGTTTCATGGTATGAGTATTGATTGTATTGATTACCACCAACCTAACTCTGATGCACGTCGTAAAGCCTATAACGCAGATATTACTTACGGAACCAACAACGAATTTGGTTTCGATTATTTACGTGATAACATGGCACATTCGCCAGATGATTTAGTACAACGTCCACATCACTATGCGATTGTTGATGAGGTCGATTCTGTATTAGTCGATGATGCACGTACACCATTAATCATTTCAGGTCCAGTTCCTAGAGGAGATGAGCACGAATTTGATGCCTTAAAACCTAAAGTAAATGCGATTGAAGAAGTGCAACGTAAATACTTAATAGGTGTTTTAGCTGAAGCAAAAAAGTTAATTGCAGCTGGTGATACAAAAGAAGGTGGTTTTCAATTATTAAGAGCTTACAGAGGTATTCCTAAAAATAAAGCATTAATAAAGTTTTTATCTGAAGAAGGTGTAAAACAATTGCTTCAAAAAACGGAAAACTACTACATGCAAGATAACAATAGAGAAATGCCTAAAGTAGATGAGGAACTCTATTATGTTATTGATGAAAAAAATAATCAGGTAGAATTATCTGATAAAGGAGTTGAATTCCTTTCTGGTGAAGATGATCCAAATTTCTTCGTGATGCCTGAAATCGGACTTGAAATCGCTAAAATTGAATCACAAGGATTATCCTCTGAAGAAGAAGCGAATCTCAAAGAAGAATTATTTAGAGACTTCGGAATTAAGTCTGAACGCATTCATACGTTAAATCAATTACTTAAAGCTTACGCTCTTTTCGAAAAAGACAATCAGTACGTTGTTATGGACAACAAAGTTATGATTGTAGATGAGCAAACCGGTCGTATTATGGATGGTCGTCGTTATTCTGACGGATTACACCAAGCGATTGAAGCTAAGGAAAATGTAAAAATTGAAGCCGCAACACAAACGTTCGCAACCGTAACACTTCAAAATTACTTTAGAATGTACCGTAAATTATCTGGTATGACAGGTACTGCGGTTACAGAAGCTGGTGAACTTTGGGAAATCTACAAATTAGATGTTGTTGAGATTCCAACTAACAGACCAATCGCTAGAGATGATAGAGACGATTTAGTTTACAAAACAAAGCGTGAAAAATATAATGCCGTTATCGATGAAGTCACAACTTTAGCACAAGCCGGAAGACCTGTACTAATTGGTACAACTAACGTTGAAATTTCAGAACTTTTAGGTAAAATGTTAAGCATTCGTAAAATAGACCATAACGTCTTAAACGCGAAACAACACAAAAAAGAAGCTGATATTGTAGCACAAGCTGGTAATGCAGGACAAGTAACCATTGCCACCAACATGGCTGGTCGTGGTACCGACATTAAGTTAAGTGAAGACGTTAAAAAAGCAGGTGGTTTAGCCATTGTAGGTACTGAGCGTCATGATTCTCGTCGTGTCGATAGACAGTTACGTGGTAGAGCTGGTCGTCAAGGAGATCCAGGAAGTTCACAGTTCTATGTGTCTTTAGAAGATAACCTAATGCGTTTATTTGGCTCTGAACGAATCGCTAAGATGATGGACAGAATGGGCTTAAAAGAAGGTGAAGTGATACAACACGGCATGATTTCTAAGTCTATTGAGCGTGCACAGAAAAAAGTAGAAGAGAATAACTTTGGTGTGCGTAAGCGTTTATTAGAATATGATGATGTGATGAACGCACAACGTGAAGTCATTTATAAACGTCGTCGTAATGCTTTACATGGTGAACGTTTGAGAGTGGATTTAGCGAACATGATTTTTGATACGTCTGAAGGTATTGCTGAAACGAATAAAAACGCCAACGATTTTAAGAATTTTGAATTCGAATTGATTCGTTATTTCTCAATGGCATCCCCTATTTCTGAATCTGAATTCGGAAAAATGAATGCGACTGATATTGCTGGTACGATTTATAAAGCAGCCTTTAAGCATTACCGCGAAAAAATGCAACGCGCAGCAGATTTAGCATTTCCTGTTATTGAAAATGTATATGATACACAACGCGATAAATTTAAACGTATCGTTGTACCATTTACAGATGGAGTTAAGAATTTACAAGTTGTAACAGACTTACAGAAAGCCTACGAAACTAAAGGAAAGCAATTAATTAATGATTTTGAAAAGAACATTACCTTAGCCATTGTAGATGATGCTTGGAAGGTACATTTACGTAAAATGGACGAATTAAAGCAATCGGTTCAGTTAGCTGTTCATGAGCAAAAAGATCCATTGTTAATTTATAAGTTTGAGTCTTTTGAATTGTTTAAAGCAATGATTGACCAAGTGAATAAAGATGTAATTTCATTCTTATTTAAAGGTGAAATCCCTCAAGAAACAGCAGATACTATTCAAGAAGCAAGAGCACGTAAACAAGAAAAATTAGAAACTCAAAAAGACGAGATTCAAAATTTAGATGAGCGTTCTTCTCAAAGCAGACAAGTTGGTGAAGGTGCATCGCGCCAACAGCAAGTGGTTGAAACTATCGTTAGAGAACATGCAAAAATTGGTCGTAATGATAAGGTGACTATTAAGCATGTAATGAGTGGAGAAGCCAAAGAAGTAAAATACAAACAGGCCATTCCTTTAATTGAAAAAGGAGAATGGGTTTTAGTTGAATAA
- a CDS encoding O-methyltransferase gives MYQIKAYIKFLSKATNQHGVHSPFVYNFVTKCLYDKTDYEAYTKLKHYKKELLNSRTTLQIIDLGEGSKTLDANHRHVSKMVKASSSSKKDAQLLYRLSKYFGFKNSLELGTSLGMGTYAIAIATPTSKIITIEGCPNTSALAKSKLENNNITNVEFLVGNFLDTIPNLKEENYDFIFFDGHHNKEATIKYFEALLPKAHNDSVFVFDDIYWSKGMTEAWEYIKNHDAVTVTVDGFNLGFVFFRREQVKEHFKIRM, from the coding sequence GTGTACCAAATAAAAGCATACATAAAATTCCTTTCAAAAGCCACCAATCAACACGGAGTCCACTCCCCTTTTGTCTATAATTTTGTAACCAAATGCCTTTATGACAAAACCGATTATGAAGCCTACACTAAACTCAAACACTATAAAAAAGAGCTACTAAACTCAAGAACAACACTGCAAATTATAGATTTAGGAGAAGGCTCAAAAACTTTAGACGCTAATCACAGACACGTTTCTAAAATGGTAAAAGCCTCTAGCAGTTCTAAAAAAGATGCACAGCTTTTATACCGACTTTCAAAATATTTTGGGTTTAAGAATAGTTTAGAATTGGGTACGTCTCTCGGCATGGGAACTTATGCCATAGCAATAGCAACCCCAACTTCGAAAATTATAACCATTGAAGGCTGTCCAAACACCTCAGCTCTTGCCAAATCCAAACTAGAAAATAATAACATAACGAATGTGGAATTCTTAGTTGGTAATTTTTTAGATACAATCCCCAATTTAAAAGAAGAGAATTATGATTTTATTTTCTTCGATGGGCATCACAACAAAGAAGCCACCATCAAATATTTTGAAGCCTTATTACCAAAAGCCCATAATGATTCTGTTTTTGTGTTCGACGATATTTATTGGTCCAAAGGCATGACAGAAGCATGGGAATACATCAAGAATCACGACGCTGTTACGGTAACCGTAGATGGCTTCAATTTAGGCTTCGTGTTTTTTAGAAGAGAACAAGTTAAGGAACATTTTAAAATTAGAATGTAA
- a CDS encoding cob(I)yrinic acid a,c-diamide adenosyltransferase — translation MKVYTKTGDKGTTALFGGTRVPKHHIRIESYGTIDELNSHIGLIRDQDIDQLYKNTLMDIQDRLFTVGAILATDPEKAQLKNGKARLNIPKISNEDIEKLEKGMDLMEDSLPPMTHFVLPGGHTTVSFCHIARTVCRRAERLASHLNDLEPFQPETLMYINRLSDYLFVLARKLSHDLHAEEIKWIPNKES, via the coding sequence ATGAAAGTATACACAAAAACAGGAGACAAAGGAACAACCGCACTTTTCGGTGGCACACGTGTTCCTAAACATCATATACGAATAGAAAGTTACGGCACCATAGACGAGCTCAACTCACATATCGGCTTAATCAGAGACCAAGATATAGATCAATTGTATAAAAATACGTTGATGGATATTCAAGATCGACTTTTTACCGTCGGAGCCATTTTAGCGACAGATCCAGAAAAAGCGCAATTAAAAAATGGTAAAGCACGCTTAAACATTCCAAAGATATCTAACGAAGACATTGAGAAACTAGAAAAAGGCATGGACCTCATGGAAGATAGTCTTCCACCAATGACGCATTTCGTTTTACCTGGTGGCCACACAACCGTGTCATTCTGTCACATTGCACGTACGGTGTGCCGTAGAGCGGAACGTTTAGCATCGCATCTCAATGACTTAGAACCGTTTCAACCCGAAACTTTAATGTATATTAATAGACTATCTGACTACCTTTTTGTGTTGGCACGGAAGTTGTCACATGACTTACACGCTGAAGAGATAAAGTGGATTCCCAATAAAGAATCTTAA
- a CDS encoding DUF2795 domain-containing protein gives MYWTLELASYLSDAPWPATKDELIDYAIRTGAPLEVVENLQAIEDEGDSYDSIEEIWPDYPTDEDYLWNEDEY, from the coding sequence ATGTATTGGACATTAGAATTAGCATCTTATTTAAGTGATGCGCCTTGGCCAGCAACCAAAGACGAGCTTATTGACTACGCAATTAGAACAGGAGCACCTTTAGAAGTTGTTGAAAATTTACAAGCAATAGAAGATGAAGGAGATTCTTACGACTCTATTGAAGAAATTTGGCCAGATTATCCTACTGACGAAGATTACCTCTGGAATGAGGACGAATATTAA
- a CDS encoding ABC transporter ATP-binding protein translates to MSANVIEIRNIIRDFKLGQEIVHVLKGIDLDIKRGEYVAIMGPSGSGKSTLMNLLGCLDTPTAGSYNLNGNDVSQMSDDELADIRNTEIGFVFQTFNLLPRTTALDNVALPMVYAGFSKKDRIARATEVLTDVGLADRMDHKPNQLSGGQRQRVAVGRALVNKPSIILADEPTGNLDSKTGIEIMKLFGDIHAAGNTVIMVTHEEDIAAHAKRVIRLRDGVIESDTFN, encoded by the coding sequence ATGAGTGCCAACGTCATCGAAATTAGAAACATCATTAGAGATTTTAAACTAGGACAAGAAATTGTTCATGTTTTAAAAGGTATCGATTTAGATATAAAACGTGGAGAATATGTAGCAATTATGGGACCTTCGGGTTCTGGTAAATCGACATTAATGAATCTATTAGGCTGCTTAGACACACCAACGGCAGGTTCTTACAACCTAAACGGAAATGACGTGAGTCAAATGTCAGATGACGAACTCGCCGATATTAGAAATACGGAAATCGGATTCGTTTTTCAAACCTTTAACCTACTTCCAAGAACAACTGCTTTAGATAATGTGGCGCTACCAATGGTCTATGCTGGATTTTCAAAAAAAGATCGGATTGCACGTGCTACAGAAGTTTTAACAGATGTTGGATTAGCAGACCGAATGGATCATAAGCCCAATCAACTTTCTGGTGGACAACGACAACGTGTCGCCGTAGGAAGAGCTTTAGTCAACAAACCATCAATCATCCTTGCCGATGAGCCAACAGGTAACTTAGACTCTAAAACAGGAATCGAAATCATGAAACTCTTTGGAGATATTCATGCTGCAGGAAACACCGTAATTATGGTAACTCACGAAGAAGACATTGCAGCACATGCCAAACGGGTTATTCGTTTACGTGATGGTGTTATTGAAAGTGATACATTTAATTAG
- a CDS encoding BLUF domain-containing protein, whose amino-acid sequence MYQLNYHSIGNSDLELDDLDNILETAIATNTANNISGCLIYHNGSFVQILEGLEKDVLNVFENIMADKRHHSIKVLWEAPVKQRYFSEWSMAFYRPIDKDLQHYVNNLLILTDLSNRSTGSLLSFWSSVRKIIRGGTLNQYEKVY is encoded by the coding sequence ATGTATCAATTAAATTACCATTCTATAGGAAACTCAGATTTAGAGCTTGACGATTTAGACAATATTCTTGAAACAGCTATTGCTACCAACACAGCAAATAATATCTCAGGATGTCTCATCTATCATAATGGAAGTTTCGTTCAAATTCTAGAAGGACTCGAAAAAGATGTGCTAAACGTATTTGAAAACATTATGGCAGATAAAAGGCACCATAGCATAAAAGTATTGTGGGAGGCACCAGTTAAACAGAGGTATTTTTCGGAATGGAGTATGGCTTTCTATCGTCCAATAGACAAAGATCTTCAACACTATGTTAATAACCTATTAATCCTTACAGACCTCTCTAATAGGTCCACTGGTTCATTATTGAGCTTCTGGTCATCAGTACGTAAAATAATACGTGGAGGTACATTAAATCAATACGAAAAAGTCTATTAA